The Tumebacillus amylolyticus DNA segment TTACGAGGACATTCACCGTCAGCAACGCCGTGAGTTTTTGCGAGTGCCGTTCAATCTCGAATTGGAACTGGTCTATCTGGATTCCCATACGCGCAACATCATCACGTCCAAAGCGCGCGGGCACGACATTTCCGGCGGGGGCTTGGCGTTTACCGTGCCGGTTGATTTGCCCATGCAGGCCAACGACGTCATCGGGTTTCGATTCCGGATGACCTTGGAAGGCAAGGGTTATGACATCGTCGGCAAGGCGCGGGTGATTCGAATCGCACCGCCGACAGACACCGGCTACAAAACGGTTTCCCTCAAGTATTATGAGCTGACCGAGACAGACCGGCAGTTGATCGTGCAGTATTCCTTCAAGCGCCAGATTGAGATGCGCGAGAAGGGTGTATTGGGAAATTAAAAGAGAATACAGGACGCCGACGACTCCAAGTATGAAACTCCCGGGACTAGCATAGGATGAGATGTAACCGGGGGTGGTACAAGATGGAACAACGTCGGCGTCTTTCGTATGAAGAACGCTTTTTGAAAGCTTATGGCAAGTTGGAAAAACCGTTGGCACGCATCGTCGTGCTCGGCTTTGTGCTGATCATCGTGGCCCAAGTCATGCTGGCGTTCCCGTCGGGGCGCAACTTGCTCTCGATGACCGACCGGCTGGAGGGCGCACGCCAAAGCGGCGGCGTCATGCCGACGACGGCGCAGGGCACAGAAGAAACGACGCAGGTCTCGATTACGAACCTCGATCAACAAACCGCGATGCCAAACATCTGGGTCAAATTAAATGGAGTACCTCTTGTCAACTTTATGAAGTCGGAAGTCACGGTTCCCGTCAAGGAAGGCGACATCCTCACGGTCGATACGTCGAGCATCGATGGCGTGTTCCGTTTTCAAGTGGACCACAACAACCCGCACATTTCGTATCCGGTGCCGGGGACGCTCGTCGAGTCCAATGAGGATCGGGCGGCGGAAGTGGGGCCGATTCACTTGATGAAATAGGGGCTTTTTGGTACTATCATAGATAGAAATCTCAAGACATCGGAGTCCATACAAGTGCATCAAGCGGGCAATCGCCTGCTTTTTGTCTATTTGTAGCAACTTCAGAACTGTGTTGTGAGAGCAGGAGGCATTTGAACTCATGAATACATTACGCGTGGCTCTCGACGGTCCGGCCGGTGCTGGGAAAAGCACAGTCGCCAAACGTGTCGCCGCTGCCCTTGGGGTAGCGTATGTCGATACGGGTGCGATGTACCGGGCCATCACTTGGAAGGCCTTACAAAAAGGAATCGAACTCCATGACGAAGTAGCACTCACAGAATTGGCCGATTCCATTCATATCGACTTCAAGCCGCGATCTGTTGGGCAAGCGGTCTTTGTGGACGGAGAGGAAGTGACAGATGCGATCCGTTCGTTTGATGTGACGAACAACGTCTCTGCCGTTTCGGCGGTCTCCGGAGTGCGAGTGGCCATGGTGAAATTGCAACAAGACATTGCAGCGCGCACCGGCGTTTTGATGGACGGGCGTGATATCGGAACTGTGGTTCTGCCCAACGCCGACGTCAAAATTTGGCTGACCGCGTCTGTCGAAGCGCGCGCACAGCGCCGCTACCAAGAACTGCTCGGCAAGGGCATCGCCTGCGACTTCGAGCAGATCAAAGAAGACATTCAACGCCGTGACGACTACGATGCGTCGCGTGAACATTCGCCCATGGTGAAGGCGGACGATGCTGTCGTGGTGGACACGACCGGCATGTCGATTGACGAAGTCATCGCCCAGATCGAAACGATCTGCCATTCCGCCCAAGCACAGAAGTCTTAGGAGCCGTCATACAGATGATGTTATATCGCTTATTCCGCTCAATTTTCGGAGGGTATCTCACCCTCATGAACCGCTTTGAGTCTGTCGGGCAAGAGAACATCCCGGCGTCGGGCGGTGTGATGCTGTGCTCCAACCACATTTCCAACTGGGACCCGATCTTGCTTGGGTGCGGGATGGAACGCCAAGTGCATTTCATGGCCAAAGCGGAACTGTTCAAAATCCCCGTGGTCAAGAACTTGGTCACCGCGTGGGGCGCGTTCCCGGTCAACCGTGGAGCGGGCGACCGTCAATCGTTGCGCACCGCCTTGAAAGTGCTGGAGGACGGGAAATGCATGGGGCTGTTCCCAGAGGGCAGTCGCAGCAAGACCGGAGAACTCGGCGAGGGGCAAACGGGCGTGGCGTTTTTCGCTATGCGTTCCGACTGTGCGGTCGTTCCGATCGCCATCGTCGGTTCGTACAAACCTTTCCGCAAAGTCAAAATCGTCTATGGCAAACCGCTCGATCTCTCCAAGTACCGCGAAGGCAAGTCCTCCAAGGAAACGCTTGCCTTGGTCACCCAAGAGATCATGAGCGCAATTGACGAGTTGCGCAAAACCCATCGTATGGAAGATCGCACGCGGTAACATACTAAGGGAGCGCATCTACACCTAGCAAGTTTTGGGATTGACTCTGATTGACTCTTAAGTTGTTCATACTCTGCGATTTCCGGCTTTACCAAATAGAGGAGGTTGGAACAATGGTAGAAGAAATGAAAGATCTCGACCTGAACACCTTGCAACGAGGCGACATCGTCAAAGGCAAGATCACCAAGATCGAAGACGGTCAAGCGCTCGTGGACGTCGGTTACAAGTACGACGGTGTGATCCCGATTGGCGAACTCTCTGTACTTCGCGTGGACAACGTGAGCGACGTCGTGAATGAGGGCGACGAGCTCGAACTGAAAGTCCTGCGCATCAACGATGACGAAGGCAAACTGATTCTCTCCAAAAAAGCGGTGGACAGCGTCAAGTCCTGGGATGATTTGGAGCGCAAGTACGAAAGCGGCGAAGTGCTCGAAGTCAAAGTGGCAGACGTCGTCAAAGGCGGTCTCGTCATCGACCTCGGCGTTCGCGCTTTCATCCCGGCGTCTCTCGTGGAGCGTCACTTCGTCGAAGATTTCAGCGACTACAAAGGCCGTACCCTGAAAGTCAAGATCGTCGAGTTCGACCGCAACGACAGCAAAGTCATCCTCTCTGCGAAAGCGGTGCTCGACCAAGCGTTCGAATCGCAAAAGGAAGACCGTCTGAGCTCGATCCAACCGGGTCAAGTGCTGACCGGGACGGTTCAACGTCTGACCAACTTCGGGGCTTTCGTTGATCTCGGCGGTGTAGACGGTCTGGTACATATCTCGGAGATGGCACACCATCGCGTAGATACACCGGCTGACGTTGTGAAGGAAGGCGACACCGTCAACGTCAAAGTTCTGAAAGTCGATCCGTCGGCGGGCCGCATCTCGCTGTCGATCAAAGCGGCTGCACCGGGTCCGTGGTCGAATGTCGGAGAGAAGTTCTCCGCCGGCGACATCGTGACCGGTACGGTCAAACGCCTCGTGTCTTTCGGCGCGTTCGTCGAACTTCTGCCGGGTGTTGAAGGTCTCGTCCACATCTCGCAAGTGGCGAACCGTCACGTCGCCACCGCTGACGAAGTGCTGGAAATCGGCCAAGAAGTCAAGGTCAAAGTCCTGGACGTAAACGAAGGCGAACAGCGCATCTCGCTGTCGATCCGCGAAGTCGAAGGCGGCGAGCGTGAACCGCGCGGCGGCGGAGACCGTGGCGACCGCGGAGATCGTCCGAGAGGCGGCGGCCGCAACAACAACAGACAACCGATGAACTACTCCACCCAAGACGACGGCTCTTCCGGCCTCGGCACGCTGGGCGACGTATTCGGCGACCTGTTCAAGAAGTAAGGTAGAGAAATAGAAGTGTTACGAGAAGTGAGGGAGATACGTGTCCATTGAACAGCGCAAGTTGGACCATGTACGATATGCCTTGGAATTGAATCCGAGCCTGAACAACGGTTTTTCGGATTTGAGGTTCGTACACCGCGCGTTGCCGGACTTTGATCTGGCGGACGTCACCCTCGCGACCACCCTCGGCGGACTGAGTCTCAGTTCGCCTCTTTTGATTAATGCGATGACGGGTGGAGCGGGACGAACGGAAGAAATCAACCGAGGCTTGGCGGAAGTGGCGAAGAGAACGGGCTTGGCGATGGCCGTTGGCTCACAGCGTGCAGCGTTGAAAGACCCAAGCTTGGTGCGCACGTACTCGGTCGTACGAGAAGTCAACCCGAACGGGATCGTGATCGGCAACCTCGGAGCGGGTGCTTCTGTTGAAGATGCACAGCTGGCGGTGGACATGATCGGGGCGAATTTTCTGCATCTGCACTTGAACGCGGCGCAAGAGTTGACGATGCCCGAAGGAGACCGCTCCTTCCGAGGCATCTGCGACAAAATTCAAGGAGTTGTCGAAGGTCTGTCTGTCCCTGTGATCGTCAAGGAAGTCGGCAACGGCATGTCCACGGAGACGTATCGCAAGTTGGCGGACGCCGGGGTGAAGACGGTGGACGTCGCGGGCATGGGCGGCACGAATTTCGTTTCGATTGAGAACCGTCGACGTGCGGGGCTTCGTTTTACCGAGATGGAACAGGAATGGGGCCAAACCACAGCCGAAGCGCTGTTGGAAGCGCAACCGCACCTCTTCCAATTCGATCTGATCGGCTCGGGCGGTGTCCAGACGGCACTCGACGCCGCAAAATGTTTCGCATTGGGCGCCAATGCGGTCGGCATCGCCGGCGCGATTCTTCGTCCGCTGATGGAACACGGCGTGGACACCGCTGTGGAAATCGTCGAGCACTGGCACGAAGAATTGCGCGTGATCTTGACTCTGCAAGAATGCACCTCCGTATTGAACTTGCGCGAGCGTCCGCTGATCGTGCGCGGGCAAACGGCCGAATGGGGCCGCCTGCGCGGAATTGATCTGGAAAGGATCGCACGACGCGGACTCTGAGTAGAAGGGAGTCGTCTCGGTGGATCTCAACACATTCTCCATCGTCGCCCGCGACCCGATGTCAGGTCGGTTCGGGGTGGCGGTGACGACGAAGGCGTTTGCAGTCGGTTCGCTTTGCCCGTTTGCCAAAGCGGGCGTCGGTGCGGTTGCCACACAAGCACGGGTGAATCCGACACTCGGGCCAAAAGGCTTGCGGTTGTTGGAGCACGGCTTGTCGGCAGAAGAGACGCTGCAACAATTACTCGCGGACGATCCGGGCCGTCAGTACCGTCAACTGGGCATCGTGGACAAGTACGGGCGCGCGGTTGCCTACACGGGCGAAGAGAACAACGCATGGGCGGGGCATATCGTCGGCGACCACTTCACCGTGCAAGGCAACTTGCTGACGGGCATCGAGGTCGTGCAAGCGGTGGCGGCGACATTCTCCGCGTCGACGGCCCCTTTTGAAGTTCGCTTGATCCAAGCGTTGGATGCCGGACAGAAAGCGGGCGGCGACAAACGGGGCAAGCAATCGGCAGCCTTGCTGGTCGTGGATACGGATGAGTTTCCCTACGTGGACATTCGCGTGGACGACAACGCAGAACCGCTCAAGGAACTGCAACGTCTCTACGACATTCACAAAAACGGCATCCTCTCCGTCTACCACGAGTGGGTGGAAGGCGTCCGCACGGGCACGATTCCGGAAGGGATGGCCAAAACGGATGAGAAAAAAGCTGACAGGTCGAAGTGACCTGTCAGCTTTTTTTTGTGGTATTATAAGTTACGATGCGGAATTTAATTCTTACAAAACAGCGATTGTACGCGTCCTAACGAAATCGTAAGGGACAAGGTAGATTGTGAGTTATAGTGTAAGTCATAGATTCAGACAGAATGTGTTCCAAGGGGAAAGGGTGCAGATGTACATGCAGAAAAAGGTTGTAATTTTAGGCGGCGGGGTCGCCGGGATGACGGCGGCTCACGAGCTGATGGAGCGCGGGTTCCAAGTCGTGGTATACGAGTACAAGAACATCGCGGGCGGCAAAGCGCGTTCCATTCCGAAAAAAGGGACAGGCACGGAGCACCGCCCCGATCTGCCGGGGGAGCACGGGTTTCGTTTCTTCCCGGGCTTCTATCGACATGTGCCGGACACGATGAAACGCATCCCGTTTGGGCAGAACGCCAAGGGTGTATTTGACAACCTCGTTTTCGCAACCCGCACTGCC contains these protein-coding regions:
- a CDS encoding lysophospholipid acyltransferase family protein, coding for MMLYRLFRSIFGGYLTLMNRFESVGQENIPASGGVMLCSNHISNWDPILLGCGMERQVHFMAKAELFKIPVVKNLVTAWGAFPVNRGAGDRQSLRTALKVLEDGKCMGLFPEGSRSKTGELGEGQTGVAFFAMRSDCAVVPIAIVGSYKPFRKVKIVYGKPLDLSKYREGKSSKETLALVTQEIMSAIDELRKTHRMEDRTR
- the cmk gene encoding (d)CMP kinase — translated: MNTLRVALDGPAGAGKSTVAKRVAAALGVAYVDTGAMYRAITWKALQKGIELHDEVALTELADSIHIDFKPRSVGQAVFVDGEEVTDAIRSFDVTNNVSAVSAVSGVRVAMVKLQQDIAARTGVLMDGRDIGTVVLPNADVKIWLTASVEARAQRRYQELLGKGIACDFEQIKEDIQRRDDYDASREHSPMVKADDAVVVDTTGMSIDEVIAQIETICHSAQAQKS
- the rpsA gene encoding 30S ribosomal protein S1 — translated: MVEEMKDLDLNTLQRGDIVKGKITKIEDGQALVDVGYKYDGVIPIGELSVLRVDNVSDVVNEGDELELKVLRINDDEGKLILSKKAVDSVKSWDDLERKYESGEVLEVKVADVVKGGLVIDLGVRAFIPASLVERHFVEDFSDYKGRTLKVKIVEFDRNDSKVILSAKAVLDQAFESQKEDRLSSIQPGQVLTGTVQRLTNFGAFVDLGGVDGLVHISEMAHHRVDTPADVVKEGDTVNVKVLKVDPSAGRISLSIKAAAPGPWSNVGEKFSAGDIVTGTVKRLVSFGAFVELLPGVEGLVHISQVANRHVATADEVLEIGQEVKVKVLDVNEGEQRISLSIREVEGGEREPRGGGDRGDRGDRPRGGGRNNNRQPMNYSTQDDGSSGLGTLGDVFGDLFKK
- a CDS encoding DUF1028 domain-containing protein — its product is MDLNTFSIVARDPMSGRFGVAVTTKAFAVGSLCPFAKAGVGAVATQARVNPTLGPKGLRLLEHGLSAEETLQQLLADDPGRQYRQLGIVDKYGRAVAYTGEENNAWAGHIVGDHFTVQGNLLTGIEVVQAVAATFSASTAPFEVRLIQALDAGQKAGGDKRGKQSAALLVVDTDEFPYVDIRVDDNAEPLKELQRLYDIHKNGILSVYHEWVEGVRTGTIPEGMAKTDEKKADRSK
- a CDS encoding flagellar brake protein gives rise to the protein MAYPVIGQKINIEINEGYYTGRYTARVQDMEKTQIFIDLPMRPDSNSPISLPDKVGVLIRYRAADGAQCSFATVVVGRDKRNIELLALKKPNYEDIHRQQRREFLRVPFNLELELVYLDSHTRNIITSKARGHDISGGGLAFTVPVDLPMQANDVIGFRFRMTLEGKGYDIVGKARVIRIAPPTDTGYKTVSLKYYELTETDRQLIVQYSFKRQIEMREKGVLGN
- the fni gene encoding type 2 isopentenyl-diphosphate Delta-isomerase, whose product is MSIEQRKLDHVRYALELNPSLNNGFSDLRFVHRALPDFDLADVTLATTLGGLSLSSPLLINAMTGGAGRTEEINRGLAEVAKRTGLAMAVGSQRAALKDPSLVRTYSVVREVNPNGIVIGNLGAGASVEDAQLAVDMIGANFLHLHLNAAQELTMPEGDRSFRGICDKIQGVVEGLSVPVIVKEVGNGMSTETYRKLADAGVKTVDVAGMGGTNFVSIENRRRAGLRFTEMEQEWGQTTAEALLEAQPHLFQFDLIGSGGVQTALDAAKCFALGANAVGIAGAILRPLMEHGVDTAVEIVEHWHEELRVILTLQECTSVLNLRERPLIVRGQTAEWGRLRGIDLERIARRGL